Proteins encoded in a region of the Hippocampus zosterae strain Florida chromosome 11, ASM2543408v3, whole genome shotgun sequence genome:
- the rab23 gene encoding ras-related protein Rab-23 gives MLEEDMEVAIKVVVVGNGAVGKSSMIQRYCKGVFTKDYKKTIGVDFLERQITVNDEDVRLMLWDTAGQEEFDAITKAYYRGAQACVLVFSTTDRNSYLGIDNWKEKIEAEVGDIPTVLVQNKIDLLEETVIKNEEAEGLAKRLKLRFYRASVKEDLNVTEVFKYLAEKYLQQLKQQTAEETEAVHSTSNKIGVFNTTSSNVSNQSSSNGREVITLRPNKQRTKKSKKTFGSCSLL, from the exons ATGCTGGAGGAGGACATGGAAGTGGCCATCAAGGTGGTCGTGGTGGGCAACGGTGCCGTGGGAAAGTCCAGCATGATCCAGCGCTACTGCAAGGGTGTCTTCACCAAGGATTATAAAAAGACCATTGGAGTGGACTTCCTCGAAAGGCAGATCAC TGTTAACGACGAAGATGTTCGCCTTATGTTGTGGGATACCGCTGGGCAGGAGGAGTTTGACGCCATCACTAAGGCGTACTATCGCG GTGCCCAAGCGTGCGTGCTGGTGTTCTCTACCACAGACAGAAATTCTTATCTGGGCATTGACAATTGGAAGGAAAAGATTGAAGCAGAGGTGGGAGATATTCCCACAGTCCTTGTGCAGAATAAAATTGACCTCCTGGAAGAAACTGTTATTAAAAA TGAGGAAGCCGAGGGCTTGGCCAAGAGGCTTAAATTGAGATTTTACCGAGCTTCGGTAAAAGAAGATTTAAATGTCACAGAGG TGTTTAAATACTTAGCTGAGAAATATCTTCAACAACTCAAACAGCAAACAGCAGAGGAGACAGAGGCGGTACACTCAACAAGCAATAAAATTG GAGTTTTTAATACCACAAGTAGTAATGTGAGCAACCAGAGCTCCAGCAACGGCAGAGAAGTCATCACACTGcgaccaaacaaacaaaggacCAAGAAGAGTAAAAAAACATTCGGCAGCTGCAGCCTCCTCTAG
- the prim2 gene encoding DNA primase large subunit, with protein MEFSSRRRKFATTPQMELYGLPLQFYGQPPLENISLTEFETFAVERLKLLKTVENLGVSYVKLSEPYIKKLDLEFKNLNFPYRVDADDRKPQCGPSEYEKRRKDHISHFILRLAYCQTEDLRRWFIQQEVDLLRYRFNDLHPKLKLEFLHKNNLEYDAISIEEKRVLQDKLIDSSYGISGSTVEDQDFYKVPFQDALDLVRTRKVYLKAGYVYIPHQDVVTIVLNDFRTRLSKALALTARSLPAVHSDERLKPLLTHLSHCYVGQDYSIQKNVGKISLEQIDSLSGKSFPLCMRHLHQSLRENHHLRHGGRMQYGLFLKGIGLSLEQALQFWRSEFTRGKVDADKFDKAYAYSIRHMFGKEGKRTDYTPYSCMKVILSNPPSQGDHHGCPFRHSDSELLRQKLQFYKVSPSGISQILDLVKGMHYQLACQKYFELTHNVEDANFSLNHPNQYFVESQKILGGGKDAKREMVDTPQRSQGNSAFKNSPAPREKAAAPANTNASQDSAYMSEDLHSYFEEV; from the exons ATGGAGTTTTCCAGCAGAAGGAGGAAATTTGCCACGACTCCTCAGATGGAGCTCTATGGACTTCCTCTGCAGTTCTATGGACAACCACCACTCGAGAACATCTCTCTCACAGAATTTGAAACATTCGCGGTGGAgagattgaaat TGTTGAAGACAGTTGAGAATTTGGGCGTGAGCTATGTGAAATTGTCTGAGCCGTACATCAAGAAGTTGGATCTTGAGTTTAAAAACTTGAATTTTCCTTACAGAGTAGACGCT GATGACAGAAAACCTCAGTGTGGGCCAAGTGAATATGAGAAACGAAGAAAGGACCACATCTCCCACTTCATTTTGAGACTCGCCTATTGTCAGAC GGAGGATCTCCGAAGGTGGTTCATACAGCAGGAAGTGGATCTATTGCGCTACCGCTTTAATGACCTACATCCCAAACTGAAACTGGAGtttcttcacaaaaataatcTGGAATATGATGcg ATTTCTATTGAAGAGAAGCGAGTGCTGCAAGATAAACTcatcgattccagctacggcatTAGTGGAAGCACAGTGGAGGATCAAGATTTCTACAAA gTTCCTTTCCAAGATGCTTTGGATCTAGTACGAACAAGGAAAGTCTACCTCAAAGCGGGCTACGTGTACATCCCTCACCAGGACGTCGTCACCATTGTGCTCAACGATTTTCGCACAAGGTTGTCTAAAGCTCTCGCG TTGACGGCGCGTTCGCTACCGGCGGTGCATTCTGATGAACGGCTCAAGCCGCTCCTTACCCACCTCAG CCACTGCTATGTGGGACAGGACTACAGCATCCAGAAGAATGTTGGTAAAATCTCCTTGGAACAAATCGATTCA TTGTCAGGCAAATCCTTCCCTCTGTGCATGAGACACCTCCATCAGTCCTTAAGAGAGAACCATCATCTCCGCCACGGCGGCCGCATGCAGTACGGTCTCTTCCTCAAGGGCATCGGCCTCTCCCTGGAACAGGCGCTGCAGTTCTGGAGGTCGGAATTTACCAGAGGCAAAGTGGACGCAGACAAG TTTGATAAAGCGTACGCTTACAGCATCCGCCACATGTTTGGCAAAGAAGGCAAGAGGACGGACTACACCCCCTATAGCTGCATGAAAGTGATTTTGTCAAACCCGCCTAGCCAAGGCGACCATCATG gCTGTCCGTTTCGTCACAGTGACTCGGAGCTGCTGAGGCAGAAGCTTCAGTTCTACAAGGTGTCTCCCAGTGGGATCAGTCAG ATATTGGACCTGGTCAAAGGGATGCACTATCAACTGGCTTGCCAAAAGTACTTTGAGCTGACTCACAAT gTCGAGGATGCAAATTTCTCCCTCAATCACCCCAACCAGTACTTTGTGGAGAGCCAGAAGATTTTAGGGGGTGGCAAAGATGCCAAACGCGAGATGGTGGACACCCCGCAGAGGTCACAGGGAAACTCTGCATTTAAAAACTCCCCTGCACCTCGAGAGAAAGCagcagctccagccaacacAAATGCATCGCAGGATTCGGCCTACATGTCAGAAGATCTGCACTCATACTTTGAAGaagtctga